A genome region from Methylohalobius crimeensis 10Ki includes the following:
- a CDS encoding DUF1365 domain-containing protein, protein MREPHAASLYYCSIMHARRFPVRYRFRYRLFSLLLDLDALPQYDRKLKLFGYNRPAPVAFYDRDHGPRDGRPLRPWIDQVLEDAGIGLAGGEVSLLTLPRLWGYVFNPLSLWYCRHRDGSLRAVLAEVHNTFGEWHGYLLHEQGRPIQWPLCSKAAKCFHVSPFIGMEAVYHFRLSEPTERLQVSIQEYQEDRLMLIATQSGRREALTDRALLRALCRFPLATFKVILMIHWQALKLWLQKIPLYHKPEPPDQEVGG, encoded by the coding sequence ATGCGCGAACCCCACGCCGCCTCCCTGTATTACTGCTCCATCATGCATGCGCGCCGGTTCCCGGTTCGCTACCGGTTCCGCTACCGGTTGTTCAGTCTGCTGCTGGATCTCGACGCCCTGCCCCAATACGACCGAAAACTCAAGCTGTTCGGTTACAACCGACCGGCGCCGGTGGCATTTTACGATCGAGACCACGGCCCTCGAGACGGGCGGCCGCTAAGGCCCTGGATCGACCAGGTGCTCGAAGACGCCGGTATCGGATTGGCAGGCGGGGAAGTGTCTCTTTTGACCCTCCCCCGCCTGTGGGGCTATGTGTTCAACCCCCTCAGCCTCTGGTACTGCCGTCACCGCGACGGCAGCCTCCGGGCGGTACTGGCGGAAGTGCATAACACTTTCGGCGAGTGGCACGGCTATCTGCTCCACGAACAGGGTCGCCCGATCCAATGGCCGCTGTGCTCGAAGGCGGCCAAATGTTTTCACGTTTCTCCGTTTATCGGCATGGAGGCGGTGTATCACTTTCGTCTGTCAGAGCCGACCGAGCGGCTGCAAGTCTCGATTCAAGAGTATCAAGAGGATCGGCTGATGCTGATCGCGACCCAGTCCGGTCGCCGGGAAGCGCTCACCGATCGCGCCCTGTTGCGGGCATTGTGCCGATTTCCCTTGGCCACCTTCAAAGTGATTCTCATGATCCATTGGCAGGCGCTCAAGCTTTGGCTCCAGAAAATCCCCCTCTATCACAAACCCGAACCTCCCGACCAGGAAGTCGGCGGCTAA
- a CDS encoding MerR family transcriptional regulator: protein MTDAKGSKTNTSPLGLYPIREVAEKTGVNPITLRAWERRYGLVKPHRTPKGHRLYSEQDIQLIQRVVRLLETGIPVSRVRAALEQPQTTEVPPLTGQDWERHAEALVKASLAFSPGALDAAYREACNLYPSVLLVRQVLRPALERLRRLEGREPQAIHGTSMLRRYLTVQLGHHLWQQTLRNEGPTILFGCLPGDDNDLNSAFLGLLLVERNYRLIWVPDTTPLLYLGESAEICGAAAVLLYANSTPSRRLLTQELPILARNISVPVMVAGEASARHATDFRKAGVEPLPLDKDALLSQLRDCLVRSNQQGTKRDE from the coding sequence ATGACTGACGCCAAAGGATCGAAGACGAACACCTCGCCGCTAGGGTTGTATCCTATCCGGGAAGTGGCCGAGAAGACCGGAGTCAATCCCATTACCCTGCGGGCCTGGGAGCGGCGCTATGGTCTGGTGAAGCCTCATCGGACGCCCAAGGGGCATCGTCTTTATTCTGAGCAGGATATACAGTTGATTCAGCGGGTTGTGAGACTGCTGGAGACCGGTATTCCCGTTAGCCGGGTGAGGGCGGCTCTGGAACAACCCCAGACCACCGAGGTGCCGCCGTTGACCGGGCAAGACTGGGAGCGGCACGCCGAGGCGTTGGTCAAGGCTTCATTGGCGTTCAGTCCCGGCGCGTTGGATGCCGCCTACCGGGAAGCCTGCAATCTGTACCCCAGTGTTTTGCTGGTACGCCAGGTGCTGCGTCCGGCGCTCGAACGTCTCAGGCGCCTGGAGGGGCGCGAGCCTCAGGCGATCCATGGGACGTCCATGCTGCGTAGGTATTTGACGGTTCAATTGGGCCACCATCTATGGCAACAAACCCTGCGTAATGAAGGTCCCACTATCCTATTCGGTTGCTTGCCCGGGGACGATAACGACTTGAATTCGGCATTTTTGGGGCTTCTATTGGTGGAACGGAATTATCGTTTGATATGGGTCCCGGATACGACCCCTTTATTATATTTAGGTGAGAGCGCGGAAATCTGTGGCGCGGCGGCGGTGCTGCTATATGCGAACTCGACCCCTTCCCGGCGTTTATTGACTCAGGAGCTGCCCATCCTGGCGCGAAATATCTCCGTGCCGGTCATGGTCGCCGGCGAAGCTTCGGCTCGTCACGCCACTGATTTCCGCAAGGCAGGGGTAGAACCGTTGCCTTTGGACAAAGATGCATTGCTATCGCAGCTTCGCGATTGCCTGGTCCGGTCCAATCAACAAGGAACGAAGCGTGATGAATGA
- a CDS encoding NAD(P)/FAD-dependent oxidoreductase has protein sequence MDEHFHTVIIGGGCLGAACAIALRRSLGPGQVALVERKVLGAGLSSRHSAIVRAVNASVNAARMGKAAINCWKRLDAYWGVKIPYQEPGALWIAPADEQGQWSELERSMQRYGVGFQRLSPKEAEKLCQNAIRTDPESLYFYEPEALLLETGEVLTALQTALRGNDVQVFEHCPVVAFEQDDAQRIIKLHTRQGSFNCEQVVNAAGAWSAELFARCGIAIPVALEPVLAANFLAGGQEIPESLPIIADYVQNAYFRRWPGSQLHVHRPRSRNGRDVLAAFTRFAFMSEAADRVYEAGSQGASEEQLTAYREKIRFRFPQVGNPVSTYAYPSFFDITPDLRFILGKDSKVGNLIHCLGSGQALKYAPLFGEIVAALSTGEDPGFDLQEFSIDRFHNRPLRELCLSRNASTGL, from the coding sequence ATGGACGAGCATTTTCATACCGTGATCATCGGCGGAGGCTGTTTGGGAGCGGCTTGCGCCATTGCGCTGCGACGCAGCTTGGGGCCCGGTCAGGTGGCGCTGGTCGAACGCAAGGTGCTGGGGGCGGGTTTGAGTTCCAGGCACAGCGCTATCGTCCGCGCCGTCAACGCTTCCGTCAACGCCGCCAGAATGGGAAAGGCCGCCATAAATTGCTGGAAACGACTCGATGCGTATTGGGGCGTCAAAATTCCCTATCAAGAGCCGGGCGCGCTTTGGATCGCTCCGGCTGACGAACAGGGGCAATGGAGCGAACTGGAGCGTTCCATGCAGCGCTATGGTGTGGGCTTTCAACGTCTATCGCCTAAGGAGGCAGAGAAACTTTGCCAAAATGCGATTCGTACCGATCCTGAATCGCTTTATTTTTATGAACCCGAGGCGCTGCTGCTCGAGACGGGGGAGGTTTTGACTGCGCTGCAGACAGCTCTCCGTGGCAACGATGTTCAGGTCTTCGAGCATTGCCCCGTAGTGGCGTTCGAACAGGATGATGCTCAACGAATCATCAAGCTTCATACCCGTCAAGGCTCGTTCAACTGCGAGCAGGTGGTCAACGCCGCCGGTGCCTGGAGCGCGGAGCTTTTCGCCCGCTGCGGGATCGCGATTCCGGTCGCCCTGGAGCCGGTCTTGGCGGCCAACTTTCTGGCCGGCGGGCAAGAAATACCTGAATCCTTACCCATCATTGCCGATTATGTTCAGAACGCTTACTTTCGCCGCTGGCCGGGAAGTCAGTTGCATGTCCACCGGCCCCGATCCCGAAACGGCCGCGATGTTCTGGCGGCTTTCACCCGTTTTGCCTTCATGTCGGAAGCGGCTGATCGGGTTTACGAGGCGGGCAGCCAGGGCGCTTCAGAAGAACAATTGACCGCTTATCGGGAAAAGATTCGTTTCCGTTTCCCTCAGGTCGGTAATCCGGTATCCACCTATGCCTATCCTTCTTTTTTCGATATCACGCCGGACTTGCGTTTTATTTTGGGAAAAGATTCCAAAGTCGGAAATCTCATCCATTGTCTCGGATCGGGGCAGGCCCTGAAGTATGCTCCCCTATTCGGAGAGATCGTCGCCGCTCTGAGTACTGGAGAGGATCCGGGTTTCGATTTGCAAGAATTTTCCATCGACCGATTCCACAACCGACCGCTTCGTGAGCTCTGTCTGTCCCGTAATGCTTCCACTGGCCTCTAA
- a CDS encoding MFS transporter, producing the protein MKKPLSLPRLIAYGLPGLPLAILGLPLYVYLPTYYARDLMLGTPLVGSILLAARLFDVVTDPAAGLLSDRLSLDNWRRRGMMVMGVPWLLIGIWMLFLPPAGIGAGWLLLGTLLAYLGWTLVSIPYAAWGAELSPDYHERSRLAASREGFQALGVLLALAVPTLAGIAEDAGATLRLLFTCVVVTLPLTVLIAVRVLSESRWILQGPALTAGVRLLLSNQPLRRLLLAYVLDGLANGLPATLFLLFITERMQAPEATGPLLILYFGMGVVALPAWIGLARKIGKHRAWAISMGVAALSFTIVPWLGPGDLAVFTVTVAFTGLTLGADMALPTAIQADVVDVDTARGGGGRAGLLFGIWGMATKLALALAVGIAFPLLGLAGYDPALPTQPTSALTALGFLYAGLPVLLKLPCIYIAWRFPLDEHAQFDLQREIRRRKADLSTGEK; encoded by the coding sequence ATGAAAAAACCGCTGTCCTTGCCGCGCCTGATCGCCTACGGTTTGCCAGGGTTGCCCTTGGCCATCCTGGGCCTGCCTCTTTACGTCTACCTGCCCACCTATTACGCCCGCGATCTGATGCTGGGGACACCCTTGGTAGGCAGCATTCTGCTGGCGGCGCGACTTTTCGACGTGGTCACCGATCCGGCCGCGGGCTTGCTGAGCGACCGACTGTCCCTGGACAACTGGCGCCGCCGGGGCATGATGGTCATGGGGGTACCGTGGCTGCTGATCGGGATCTGGATGTTGTTTCTACCGCCGGCGGGAATCGGGGCCGGCTGGCTGCTGCTGGGAACCTTGCTGGCCTATCTGGGATGGACCCTGGTCAGCATTCCCTACGCTGCCTGGGGCGCGGAGTTGAGTCCCGATTATCACGAACGCAGCCGTTTGGCCGCCAGCCGCGAGGGTTTTCAAGCCCTGGGAGTGCTTCTGGCGCTGGCCGTTCCCACATTGGCGGGCATCGCGGAAGACGCCGGCGCGACGCTGCGCTTGCTTTTTACTTGCGTCGTTGTGACCCTACCCCTGACGGTCTTGATCGCGGTCAGGGTACTCTCGGAATCCAGGTGGATTTTGCAAGGCCCCGCACTGACGGCCGGAGTGCGGTTGCTGCTGAGCAATCAGCCCTTGCGGCGGCTGCTTCTGGCCTATGTCCTGGACGGACTCGCCAACGGATTGCCGGCGACCCTATTTTTGCTCTTCATCACCGAACGGATGCAAGCCCCGGAGGCCACCGGCCCACTCCTGATTCTCTACTTCGGCATGGGCGTCGTCGCCCTCCCCGCTTGGATCGGGCTAGCCCGCAAGATCGGCAAGCACCGAGCCTGGGCCATTTCCATGGGGGTGGCGGCGCTTTCGTTCACCATCGTTCCCTGGCTCGGACCGGGCGATCTGGCCGTATTCACCGTCACCGTCGCATTCACCGGGTTGACCCTGGGCGCCGACATGGCCCTGCCGACGGCGATCCAGGCGGACGTGGTGGACGTGGACACCGCCCGCGGGGGCGGCGGACGCGCCGGTCTTCTGTTCGGCATCTGGGGCATGGCGACCAAACTGGCCTTGGCCTTGGCGGTGGGGATCGCCTTTCCGCTCCTGGGGCTGGCCGGCTACGATCCGGCGCTCCCAACCCAGCCCACCTCGGCGCTCACCGCCCTGGGATTTCTGTACGCCGGCCTGCCGGTACTGCTGAAATTGCCCTGTATCTATATTGCCTGGCGCTTTCCTCTGGACGAACATGCCCAATTCGATCTCCAAAGAGAAATTCGACGACGCAAAGCCGACCTTTCTACCGGAGAGAAGTAA
- a CDS encoding YbgA family protein, giving the protein MNEHRLVEALGDGHPTPVILTSACLLGQQVRYDGGHKRNRYLETLAAYMELRPICPEVAIGLGVPRPPIHLVQHDSRVRLLEVRDHSRDFTDKMTDFARAQLNEHDSVDGFIAKKDSPSCGMARVRVHDGERQLIHKRGVGMFTGVWQALRPELPVEEEGRLNDLILRENFLQRVFVHCRWRKLREEGLTPARLIEFHTRHKYMVMAHNISAYQRLGRLLSQAGKRPFEALAKEYFLQLMAALQRRARRPNHVNALQHLSGYLRKYLSSQDRQELARAIEDYRRGEVPLIVPFTLLRHHQSHIRDLYLAWQYYLEPYPPALGLRNGI; this is encoded by the coding sequence ATGAATGAACACCGACTTGTTGAAGCGCTTGGCGATGGTCACCCGACGCCGGTGATTTTGACCAGCGCCTGTCTGTTGGGCCAGCAAGTCCGTTATGACGGAGGACACAAGCGGAATCGTTATCTGGAAACCCTGGCCGCCTATATGGAGCTGCGGCCGATCTGTCCCGAGGTGGCCATCGGCCTGGGAGTGCCCCGCCCGCCCATTCATCTGGTCCAACACGATAGTCGGGTGCGTCTCCTCGAGGTTCGTGACCACAGCCGCGATTTTACCGATAAAATGACTGACTTCGCCCGAGCTCAGCTGAACGAGCACGATTCGGTGGACGGTTTCATCGCCAAGAAGGATTCACCCTCTTGCGGGATGGCCAGGGTTCGGGTGCACGACGGCGAAAGACAATTGATCCACAAGCGGGGTGTCGGTATGTTTACCGGTGTGTGGCAAGCGCTGCGCCCCGAGCTTCCAGTGGAAGAGGAAGGGCGCCTGAACGATTTGATTCTACGGGAGAATTTCCTGCAACGGGTCTTTGTTCACTGTCGCTGGCGCAAGCTCCGCGAGGAAGGTCTGACTCCCGCTCGCTTGATTGAATTTCACACCCGGCATAAATACATGGTGATGGCCCACAATATCAGTGCGTATCAACGACTCGGCCGGCTGCTTTCCCAGGCGGGAAAGCGGCCTTTTGAAGCGCTGGCGAAGGAGTATTTCCTCCAGTTGATGGCCGCTCTCCAGCGTCGTGCCCGGCGCCCCAATCACGTCAACGCCCTTCAACATCTTTCCGGTTATCTGCGTAAGTATTTGAGCTCCCAGGATCGGCAGGAGTTGGCCCGGGCAATCGAGGATTATCGCCGCGGCGAAGTCCCCCTGATCGTTCCTTTCACCTTGCTGCGCCATCATCAAAGCCATATTCGCGACCTTTATCTGGCCTGGCAATATTACTTGGAACCCTATCCGCCGGCATTGGGGCTGCGCAACGGGATATGA
- a CDS encoding TspO/MBR family protein, translating to MLARSWWKLTVAAGATATAAFIGSRFRPGEWYQHLTKPPFTPPDFVFPLVWSALYALMAVAAWLVWAVPASRLRNVGLSLFFFQLGANAAWSWLFFGRHAIGWALLDLGLLLVVVGACVAVFARLRSLSAYLMMPYLLWTGFAGILNFWIWLFN from the coding sequence ATGCTTGCCCGATCCTGGTGGAAATTGACGGTTGCGGCCGGTGCCACCGCCACGGCGGCTTTCATCGGTAGCCGGTTTCGGCCCGGCGAGTGGTACCAGCATCTGACCAAACCCCCGTTTACGCCTCCCGATTTTGTGTTCCCTCTGGTCTGGAGTGCGCTCTATGCCTTGATGGCGGTGGCTGCCTGGTTGGTTTGGGCGGTGCCGGCAAGCCGCTTGCGCAATGTCGGATTGAGCTTGTTCTTTTTTCAGCTTGGGGCGAATGCCGCCTGGAGTTGGTTGTTTTTCGGACGTCATGCGATCGGTTGGGCTTTGCTCGATCTGGGCTTGCTGCTTGTGGTGGTAGGCGCTTGTGTGGCGGTCTTCGCTCGTCTCAGGTCCTTATCTGCCTACCTGATGATGCCGTATCTTCTCTGGACCGGGTTTGCCGGCATTCTCAATTTTTGGATCTGGTTATTTAATTGA
- a CDS encoding chalcone isomerase family protein, which translates to MHSKRFISFILLILIGKTLGAATPWPTRLDYGDHGLVLTGQGEARYLIWHVYDAALYLPAETDEKHVLDEDTPRCLVLRYGREISAEDIRTAADKILDRQADPPTLTRLAPAIETIHRAYRDVAPGDHYRLCHAPGLGTRLYFNDELQAEITLPGFARVYFGIWLGPDEPISESLRQSLLTKRG; encoded by the coding sequence ATGCACTCCAAGCGATTCATCTCATTTATCCTTTTGATCCTCATAGGGAAAACCCTCGGCGCGGCTACCCCGTGGCCGACCCGACTCGATTACGGCGATCACGGCTTGGTACTGACGGGCCAAGGGGAGGCACGTTACCTTATCTGGCACGTTTATGACGCCGCCTTGTATCTGCCCGCCGAAACCGACGAGAAACACGTCCTCGACGAGGACACACCGCGCTGTCTGGTGCTCCGATACGGGCGCGAAATCTCGGCCGAAGATATCCGGACCGCCGCCGACAAGATCCTTGACCGCCAAGCCGACCCTCCGACTCTGACCCGCTTGGCACCTGCCATCGAGACAATCCATCGAGCCTATCGCGATGTTGCGCCGGGCGATCATTACCGCCTCTGCCATGCCCCCGGTCTGGGAACCCGGTTGTATTTCAACGACGAACTCCAGGCGGAAATCACCCTGCCCGGTTTCGCACGGGTTTATTTCGGCATCTGGCTGGGACCGGATGAACCCATCTCCGAATCATTGCGCCAAAGCCTTCTGACTAAGCGCGGATAA
- a CDS encoding SAM-dependent methyltransferase has protein sequence MTVSIQRPPALIDKLFLKRLQNISKGTLEIELASGYREQLRGNEGMPEASWKIHRPMQLLGKVALKGAMGLGESYLDGDWDSPDLFALLSLLALNERELGGEGTGLAGGIDRLRHLFNVNTKTGARRNIQAHYDLGNEFYRLWLDETWSYSAARFASPSDSLAVAQRRKYRMHLAAIDAEPGQAVLEIGCGWGGFGLEAAAHGLRVTGITLSPAQLTLARERVHKAGVSDYVRLELQDYRDLTGTFDHIVSIEMLEAVGEGYWPTYFETLARVLKPGGRASIQVITIDHHYFETYRRQADFIQRHVFPGGMLPSVPVFEKQAETAGLQVAHRHTFGADYARTLRHWRARFLNQEELCLALGCNPRFLRLWHYYLAYCYAGFVTGRVDVNHFVLTRP, from the coding sequence ATGACGGTATCGATCCAACGTCCTCCGGCCTTAATCGATAAACTCTTTTTAAAACGCCTGCAAAACATTTCCAAAGGCACGCTGGAAATCGAACTTGCCAGCGGCTACCGCGAACAGCTCCGCGGTAATGAAGGGATGCCCGAGGCTTCCTGGAAAATTCACCGCCCGATGCAACTTTTAGGCAAGGTCGCCCTTAAAGGCGCAATGGGCCTGGGCGAGAGCTATCTGGACGGAGACTGGGACAGCCCTGATCTATTCGCCCTTCTGAGCCTATTGGCGCTTAATGAGCGCGAGTTGGGCGGGGAGGGTACCGGGTTGGCCGGAGGGATCGACCGTCTGCGTCACCTGTTCAATGTCAACACCAAAACAGGAGCGCGGCGCAACATCCAGGCCCATTACGACCTGGGAAACGAATTTTACCGGCTGTGGTTGGATGAAACCTGGAGCTACTCGGCGGCTCGGTTTGCTTCCCCCAGCGACTCCCTGGCCGTCGCTCAGCGGCGTAAATACCGGATGCATCTGGCAGCAATCGACGCCGAACCGGGACAAGCAGTGCTGGAAATCGGCTGCGGCTGGGGCGGTTTCGGTCTCGAAGCTGCCGCTCACGGTTTGCGGGTCACAGGAATTACCCTATCCCCCGCTCAACTCACCCTGGCCAGAGAAAGGGTTCATAAAGCCGGAGTCTCCGATTACGTTCGACTCGAGCTGCAGGACTACCGGGATTTGACCGGCACTTTCGATCACATCGTCTCCATCGAAATGCTGGAGGCGGTGGGGGAGGGGTATTGGCCCACTTACTTCGAAACCTTGGCCCGGGTCCTAAAACCCGGTGGTCGAGCCTCGATTCAGGTCATTACCATCGATCACCATTATTTCGAAACTTATCGACGCCAGGCGGATTTCATCCAGCGTCATGTATTTCCGGGCGGGATGCTGCCGTCGGTACCGGTCTTCGAAAAACAGGCGGAAACAGCCGGCCTACAAGTCGCTCACCGTCACACCTTCGGCGCCGATTACGCCCGCACCCTTCGTCACTGGCGCGCCCGATTCTTGAACCAAGAAGAATTATGCTTGGCGCTCGGTTGCAACCCCAGATTCCTGCGCCTCTGGCATTACTACCTGGCCTATTGCTATGCTGGCTTCGTTACCGGACGCGTGGATGTCAACCACTTCGTGCTGACTCGCCCATGA
- a CDS encoding NAD(P)/FAD-dependent oxidoreductase, translating to MASPRLAVVGGGVAGLVSAWLLSAKYSVTLLERNACPGGHSHTVEIPGPDGELAVDTGFIVYNERNYPLLTRLFSHLGVASRPTDMSFAFSTDEGRYEWAGDNLNTLFAQRSNLLNPRHWRLLGEVIRFNRAAKRLLENPDDSLTLDQFLCREGLSGPLAQAYLLPMAAAIWSCPTRTMQEFPALSLCRFFHNHGLIDLFNRPQWRTVEGGSRRYVQRLLATGRFELKLNCPVTSVRPGSKGWDITAENKTETFDQVILACHADEAHALLANEPQEVRDCLAAFPYQNNIAWLHRDEGLMPVRRQVWSAWNYLTAEDADQHAVSVTYWMNRLQHLPMNRPVFVSLNPLRPPREDRVFLMCTWQHPVFDRHALAAQHAIAALQGKDGLWLAGSYTGHGFHEDAVASAVAIARRLDALPSWLDDQE from the coding sequence ATGGCATCACCACGATTGGCCGTTGTGGGGGGAGGCGTTGCAGGCCTGGTTAGCGCCTGGCTTTTGTCTGCGAAATATTCGGTGACGCTCTTGGAGCGGAACGCTTGTCCGGGCGGACACAGCCATACGGTTGAGATTCCCGGCCCCGACGGAGAGTTGGCGGTGGATACGGGGTTCATTGTCTATAACGAGCGTAATTACCCCCTTTTAACCCGTCTTTTCTCCCATCTCGGGGTCGCTAGCCGCCCCACCGATATGTCCTTTGCTTTCTCCACCGATGAGGGACGTTACGAGTGGGCCGGAGACAATCTCAATACATTATTCGCTCAGAGAAGCAATTTACTCAATCCACGCCACTGGCGGCTGCTGGGGGAGGTTATCCGCTTCAACCGCGCCGCCAAGCGGCTGCTGGAAAATCCGGACGACTCACTGACCTTGGACCAATTTCTATGCCGCGAGGGGTTGAGCGGGCCCCTGGCCCAAGCCTATCTGCTTCCCATGGCGGCGGCGATCTGGTCTTGCCCCACTCGGACCATGCAGGAGTTTCCGGCGCTCAGCCTGTGCCGTTTCTTCCATAACCACGGTTTAATCGATCTGTTCAATCGTCCTCAGTGGCGCACCGTCGAAGGAGGAAGCCGCCGTTACGTCCAACGGCTCCTGGCGACCGGTCGGTTTGAACTGAAGCTGAATTGCCCGGTGACATCGGTTCGTCCGGGATCGAAAGGCTGGGATATTACTGCGGAAAACAAGACGGAAACGTTCGATCAAGTCATCCTGGCTTGCCATGCCGACGAAGCCCATGCCTTGCTGGCAAATGAACCGCAAGAAGTAAGGGACTGCCTGGCCGCTTTTCCTTACCAAAACAACATCGCCTGGTTGCACCGAGATGAAGGGCTGATGCCGGTACGGCGACAAGTTTGGTCCGCCTGGAATTATCTAACCGCAGAAGACGCAGACCAACACGCGGTCTCGGTCACCTATTGGATGAACCGTCTCCAGCACCTGCCCATGAACCGGCCCGTATTCGTCAGCCTCAACCCCCTCCGACCGCCGCGGGAAGATCGCGTATTTCTCATGTGCACGTGGCAACACCCGGTGTTCGACCGCCACGCTTTAGCGGCTCAACATGCAATCGCAGCTTTGCAGGGAAAGGATGGGCTTTGGCTGGCGGGCAGCTATACCGGTCATGGCTTCCATGAGGACGCGGTAGCCAGTGCGGTGGCGATAGCACGCCGCTTGGATGCCTTACCCAGTTGGTTGGACGACCAGGAATAA
- a CDS encoding DUF3429 family protein, with protein MYTVDVSADFFKEAVESSPIVIFHSSLTDVRTLIDWLDSQGLDFRSVEMPMANRQHRELFQHLSETYAWHGLPMIFLNGQFVGGEPELRLALQRGETDSVRLMAWLGYGGLLPFILGALILGVVHPSLQPFFGTMLLSYGAVILSFVGAVHWGWVIAGGASGKMVHRHLLWSVVPALIGWLTLTLPFGIGAAIQAVLFLIAWRIDLAWYPEREDLRFFRTLRTHLSFVVVGCLMTGIVVQFLT; from the coding sequence ATGTATACCGTCGATGTTTCAGCTGATTTTTTTAAGGAGGCCGTTGAGTCTTCTCCTATCGTTATTTTTCATTCGTCACTGACGGACGTCCGTACCCTTATAGATTGGTTGGATAGTCAAGGTTTAGACTTTCGATCGGTCGAGATGCCCATGGCGAACCGGCAACATCGCGAGCTTTTTCAGCATTTGAGCGAAACCTACGCCTGGCACGGTCTGCCGATGATTTTCCTGAATGGTCAGTTCGTAGGGGGCGAGCCGGAACTTCGTTTGGCGCTCCAAAGAGGTGAGACAGACAGCGTACGGCTAATGGCCTGGTTGGGGTACGGGGGGCTGTTGCCGTTCATCCTGGGCGCGCTGATTTTAGGAGTGGTGCATCCATCTTTGCAGCCCTTCTTTGGAACAATGCTTCTAAGTTACGGCGCAGTCATTCTCTCGTTTGTCGGGGCTGTCCACTGGGGATGGGTAATTGCAGGCGGTGCTAGCGGTAAAATGGTTCATCGTCATCTTCTCTGGAGCGTAGTGCCGGCCCTCATCGGCTGGCTCACTTTGACATTGCCCTTTGGAATCGGAGCTGCAATTCAGGCGGTTTTATTTTTGATCGCCTGGCGCATCGATCTCGCCTGGTATCCCGAGCGCGAAGATCTTCGGTTTTTTCGTACCCTGCGTACCCATCTCAGTTTTGTGGTAGTGGGATGTCTAATGACGGGAATTGTGGTGCAATTTTTGACCTAG
- a CDS encoding NAD(P)/FAD-dependent oxidoreductase, whose product MRPKVVILGGGYAGLATLVALHERCPGADVTLVDPHSAHIKRTRLHELIRHPGGRCQIPFRDFERRFGCRHLQAEIQFNEENLENWQHSKTLLLDGQRLAFDYLVIATGSRPCSLPVLGAALTPDDLSRLDFTAYLRRRLSDYEKEEAWITVVGAGAGGIQILFELDAWRRQWRNIPAHTYGLRLVDAGQVVLAQFPRRMRQYAAQKISKAGIQYLDQTLLRECRENQVQLEHRISGEKQTLPSALTMVCLGLVAHPRTIQVNPFGQVVQGGRVMECLFAAGDCTAFAGGGANTLSAQVATRKGRLVGENIVRHRHGLSLSPYRFREMGYFVSMGPADGVGWLGIPENVVAGLPAFFIKETVETLYELSIF is encoded by the coding sequence ATGCGGCCGAAAGTAGTCATTCTCGGTGGCGGATACGCGGGCTTGGCCACACTCGTTGCGCTTCACGAACGCTGCCCCGGGGCGGACGTGACATTGGTCGATCCGCACTCCGCGCATATCAAACGGACGCGTCTGCACGAATTGATTCGCCATCCCGGCGGGCGTTGCCAAATCCCGTTCCGCGACTTCGAACGGCGTTTCGGTTGCCGGCATCTCCAAGCGGAAATCCAATTTAACGAGGAGAATTTGGAGAATTGGCAACATAGCAAAACCCTTCTTCTCGATGGCCAACGGTTGGCTTTCGACTACCTTGTCATTGCGACCGGCAGTCGACCCTGCTCATTGCCTGTGCTGGGAGCGGCGCTGACGCCCGATGATTTGAGCCGACTGGATTTCACCGCTTACCTCCGGCGGAGGTTGTCGGATTATGAAAAAGAAGAGGCTTGGATAACGGTGGTCGGCGCCGGCGCCGGCGGTATCCAGATTTTATTCGAGCTGGATGCGTGGCGCCGGCAATGGCGGAATATTCCCGCGCACACGTACGGCTTGCGCTTGGTGGATGCCGGTCAAGTTGTTTTGGCGCAGTTCCCTCGGCGGATGCGTCAATACGCCGCCCAGAAAATTTCCAAAGCGGGGATTCAGTATTTGGATCAAACCCTTCTGCGCGAATGCCGGGAAAATCAGGTGCAGTTGGAGCATCGAATCAGCGGTGAGAAACAAACCCTGCCTTCTGCCCTGACGATGGTTTGTCTGGGGCTGGTCGCTCATCCCAGGACGATTCAGGTGAATCCTTTCGGACAGGTCGTTCAAGGGGGAAGGGTGATGGAATGTTTGTTCGCCGCCGGGGATTGCACCGCCTTCGCCGGGGGCGGTGCCAATACCCTCAGCGCCCAGGTGGCTACCCGTAAGGGACGTTTGGTAGGGGAAAACATCGTTCGTCATCGTCACGGTCTCAGCCTCAGTCCTTACCGTTTTCGGGAGATGGGGTATTTCGTCAGCATGGGACCTGCCGACGGCGTGGGATGGCTGGGCATCCCGGAAAACGTGGTCGCGGGATTGCCGGCTTTTTTTATCAAAGAAACGGTCGAAACCTTGTACGAACTCTCCATCTTTTGA